In Fusarium oxysporum f. sp. lycopersici 4287 chromosome 6, whole genome shotgun sequence, a single window of DNA contains:
- a CDS encoding hypothetical protein (At least one base has a quality score < 10), which translates to MAMKGVKSGLCWHDDDAGLCTLQVLADIHGYETCIRLAPRSRR; encoded by the exons ATGGCGATGAAGG GGGTGAAGTCGGGATTGTGCtggcatgatgatgacgcTGGATTGTGCACGC TTCAAGTCCTCGCGGATATCCACGGCTACGAAACTTGCATACGTCTTGCGCCCCGGTCGCGAAGATGA
- a CDS encoding alcohol dehydrogenase 1 encodes MVSFNIPIEQWAQVRQRPGGSVIYEKVPVQMPGPDEVLVSVKYSGVCHTNLHTMMAELLPKRKTPLVGGHEGTGVVVAKGELVTDLEVGDHAGIKWLNGSCLTCTFCLQGDEQLCLQPLLSGYNVDGTFQQYAIAKAAHITRIPTGCSLEDVCPILCTGLTVYKGLKESGVRPGQYVAIVGAGSGLGCFALQYAKAMGIHSIAIDTGSGKSQTCTDLGAVAFIDFEKSPDIDGDIRAAVPDGLGPHAIIMLATHEELFEHASKYVRSHGSVVYIGIQDHVHLEAPILDTAVRMVGIGGSNVGNWQDAAEAVELFRLGLIKAPHKLIGLSQLQDVYDLTLKDEFMGRYVVDTSK; translated from the exons ATGGTGTCTTTTAATATCCCAATAGAACAATGGGCACAAGTACGCCAAAGACCCGGCGGGT CGGTAATTTATGAAAAAGTACCCGTGCAAATGCCAGGGCCCGATGAGGTCTTGGTTAGTGTGAAGTACTCGGGCGTCTGCCACACCAATTTGCACACAATGATGGCCGAATTGCTGCCGAAGAGGAAGACTCCTCTAGTTGGCGGCCACGAAGGCACTGGTGTCGTGGTCGCCAAGGGTGAGCTTGTGACggatcttgaggttggtgaTCATGCCGGCATCAAGTGGCTGAATGGCTCTTGTTTGACCTGTACTTTCTGCTTGCAAGGCGACGAGCAGCTCTGTCTCCAGCCTCTCCTGTCCGGCTACAATGTCGATGGCACTTTCCAGCAATATGCTATCGCCAAGGCAGCGCATATCACCCGCATTCCTACGGGTTGTAGCCTGGAGGACGTCTGCCCTATTCTCTGCACAGGTCTCACGGTCTATAAGGGGCTCAAGGAGTCTGGGGTCCGCCCCGGGCAATATGTCGCTATTGTGGGTGCGGGTAGTGGCCTGGGATGCTTCGCTCTACAGTACGCCAAGGCCATGGGCATCCACAGCATTGCCATCGATACCGGGAGTGGCAAATCCCAAACCTGTACAGATTTAGGCGCAGTGGCATTTATCGATTTCGAAAAGTCCCCAGATATTGACGGGGATATCAGGGCCGCAGTCCCAGACGGATTAGGACCCCACGCTATCATCATGCTCGCAACCCACGAGGAGCTATTCGAGCATGCATCCAAGTATGTCCGTTCGCACGGCAGTGTTGTCTATATTGGTATCCAAGACCATGTGCACCTCGAGGCGCCGATATTGGATACAGCCGTCCGCATGGTCGGTATCGGAGGCAGCAATGTGGGGAACTGGCAAGACGCGGCCGAGGCTGTTGAACTTTTCCGGCTCGGGCTGATTAAAGCGCCGCACAAGCTTATCGGTCTGAGCCAGCTCCAGGATGTGTATGACCTTACGCTAAAGGATGAGTTTATGGGCCGGTACGTGGTCGATACAAGCAAGTGA
- a CDS encoding formate dehydrogenase, producing MGKVLMVLYPGGHHARDQPELLGCVENELGLREWIEEQGHTLVSTADKDGEASEFDKQLEDAEVIVTTPFHPGYLTAERLSRAKNLRLAVTAGIGSDHVDLDAANKANGGITVAEITGCNVVSVAEHVVMTMLVLMKNFVPAHDMIREGRWDVAEVTKNNYDIEDKVVGTVGAGRIGERVLRRLAPFHCKELLYFDYQPLSSEVEKDIGCRRVESLEEMVSRCDIVNIECPLYAETRGLFNKDIIGKMKPGSYLINTARGAIVNAQAASDALKSGHIRGIGGDVWFPQPAPKDNPLRYAEHPWGGGNAWVPHMSGTSLDAQKRYAAGVKTVLSAYFSGREDYPLEDLICHKGEYVTKAYGQRLKRV from the exons ATG GGCAAAGTTCTGATGGTCCTGTACCCT GGCGGCCATCACGCCAGGGATCAACCCGAGCTCCTCGGATGCGTTGAGAATGAGCTTGGTCTCCGAGAGTGGATTGAAGAACAGGGGCACACGCTTGTCAGCACTGCTGACAAAGATGGCGAGGCCTCCGAGTTTGACAAGCAGTTGGAAGATGCTGAGGTTATTGTTACTACTCC ATTCCACCCTGGATACCTGACCGCCGAGCGTCTGTCTAGAGCCAAGAATCTCCGGCTTGCAGTCACTGCTGGCATTGGATCTGACCACGTTGACCTGGATGCTGCGAATAAGGCCAATGGAGGCATTACTGTCGCCGAAATCACAGGTTGCAACGTGGTGTCTGTTGCAGAGCATGTGGTTATGACTATGCTCGTCCTGATGAAGAACTTTGTCCCAGCTCATGACATGATCAGGGAGGGACGATGGGATGTTGCCGAGGTCACCAAGAATAACTACGATATCGAGGATAAGGTTGTGGGCACCGTTGGAGCTGGCCGTATCGGCGAACGAGTCCTGCGACGCCTGGCACCCTTTCATTGCAAGGAACTACTATACTTTGACTATCAGCCTCTCTCGtctgaggttgagaaggacATCGGCTGCCGTCGTGTCGAGAGTCTTGAGGAGATGGTTTCTCGGTGTGATATTGTCAATATCGAGTGTCCTCTCTACGCCGAGACCCGGGGACTCTTTAACAAAGACATCATTGGCAAGATGAAGCCAG GctcttatcttattaataccGCTCGTGGGGCTATCGTCAATGCTCAAGCTGCCTCGGATGCTCTGAAGAGCGGGCACATCCGGGGCATAGGGGGTGACGTGTGGTTCCCCCAACCGGCGCCAAAGGACAACCCTCTCCGATATGCTGAGCATCCTTGGGGTGGAGGGAATGCCTGGGTGCCTCATATGTCGGGAACATCTTTGGACGCACAG AAGCGTTATGCTGCTGGTGTGAAGACTGTATTAAGCGCTTATTTCTCGGGCCGTGAGGACTACCCACTGGAGGACTTGATCTGCCACAAGGGAGAATACGTCACCAAGGCCTACGGCCAGCGGCTCAAGAGGGTCTGA
- a CDS encoding formate dehydrogenase codes for MVCSQFIPRLGCRVLSRPLYQITSSLLPGRVYPPFTRTMLTKARGNQGKVLMVLYPGGHHARDQPELLGCVENELGLREWIEEQGHTLVSTADKDGEASEFDKQLEDAEVIVTTPFHPGYLTAERLSRAKNLRLAVTAGIGSDHVDLDAANKANGGITVAEITGCNVVSVAEHVVMTMLVLMKNFVPAHDMIREGRWDVAEVTKNNYDIEDKVVGTVGAGRIGERVLRRLAPFHCKELLYFDYQPLSSEVEKDIGCRRVESLEEMVSRCDIVNIECPLYAETRGLFNKDIIGKMKPGL; via the exons ATGGTATGCAGTCAATTTATTCCGCGGCTGGGATGTCGTGTATTATCCCGTCCACTCTACCAAATTACGAGCAGCTTATTGCCCGGGCGTGTGTATCCGCCTTTTACGAGAACTATGCTGACTAAGGCACGGGGAAACCAGGGCAAAGTTCTGATGGTCCTGTACCCT GGCGGCCATCACGCCAGGGATCAACCCGAGCTCCTCGGATGCGTTGAGAATGAGCTTGGTCTCCGAGAGTGGATTGAAGAACAGGGGCACACGCTTGTCAGCACTGCTGACAAAGATGGCGAGGCCTCCGAGTTTGACAAGCAGTTGGAAGATGCTGAGGTTATTGTTACTACTCC ATTCCACCCTGGATACCTGACCGCCGAGCGTCTGTCTAGAGCCAAGAATCTCCGGCTTGCAGTCACTGCTGGCATTGGATCTGACCACGTTGACCTGGATGCTGCGAATAAGGCCAATGGAGGCATTACTGTCGCCGAAATCACAGGTTGCAACGTGGTGTCTGTTGCAGAGCATGTGGTTATGACTATGCTCGTCCTGATGAAGAACTTTGTCCCAGCTCATGACATGATCAGGGAGGGACGATGGGATGTTGCCGAGGTCACCAAGAATAACTACGATATCGAGGATAAGGTTGTGGGCACCGTTGGAGCTGGCCGTATCGGCGAACGAGTCCTGCGACGCCTGGCACCCTTTCATTGCAAGGAACTACTATACTTTGACTATCAGCCTCTCTCGtctgaggttgagaaggacATCGGCTGCCGTCGTGTCGAGAGTCTTGAGGAGATGGTTTCTCGGTGTGATATTGTCAATATCGAGTGTCCTCTCTACGCCGAGACCCGGGGACTCTTTAACAAAGACATCATTGGCAAGATGAAGCCAGGTTTGTGA
- a CDS encoding formate dehydrogenase: MVCSQFIPRLGCRVLSRPLYQITSSLLPGRVYPPFTRTMLTKARGNQGKVLMVLYPGGHHARDQPELLGCVENELGLREWIEEQGHTLVSTADKDGEASEFDKQLEDAEVIVTTPFHPGYLTAERLSRAKNLRLAVTAGIGSDHVDLDAANKANGGITVAEITGCNVVSVAEHVVMTMLVLMKNFVPAHDMIREGRWDVAEVTKNNYDIEDKVVGTVGAGRIGERVLRRLAPFHCKELLYFDYQPLSSEVEKDIGCRRVESLEEMVSRCDIVNIECPLYAETRGLFNKDIIGKMKPGSYLINTARGAIVNAQAASDALKSGHIRGIGGDVWFPQPAPKDNPLRYAEHPWGGGNAWVPHMSGTSLDAQKRYAAGVKTVLSAYFSGREDYPLEDLICHKGEYVTKAYGQRLKRV; encoded by the exons ATGGTATGCAGTCAATTTATTCCGCGGCTGGGATGTCGTGTATTATCCCGTCCACTCTACCAAATTACGAGCAGCTTATTGCCCGGGCGTGTGTATCCGCCTTTTACGAGAACTATGCTGACTAAGGCACGGGGAAACCAGGGCAAAGTTCTGATGGTCCTGTACCCT GGCGGCCATCACGCCAGGGATCAACCCGAGCTCCTCGGATGCGTTGAGAATGAGCTTGGTCTCCGAGAGTGGATTGAAGAACAGGGGCACACGCTTGTCAGCACTGCTGACAAAGATGGCGAGGCCTCCGAGTTTGACAAGCAGTTGGAAGATGCTGAGGTTATTGTTACTACTCC ATTCCACCCTGGATACCTGACCGCCGAGCGTCTGTCTAGAGCCAAGAATCTCCGGCTTGCAGTCACTGCTGGCATTGGATCTGACCACGTTGACCTGGATGCTGCGAATAAGGCCAATGGAGGCATTACTGTCGCCGAAATCACAGGTTGCAACGTGGTGTCTGTTGCAGAGCATGTGGTTATGACTATGCTCGTCCTGATGAAGAACTTTGTCCCAGCTCATGACATGATCAGGGAGGGACGATGGGATGTTGCCGAGGTCACCAAGAATAACTACGATATCGAGGATAAGGTTGTGGGCACCGTTGGAGCTGGCCGTATCGGCGAACGAGTCCTGCGACGCCTGGCACCCTTTCATTGCAAGGAACTACTATACTTTGACTATCAGCCTCTCTCGtctgaggttgagaaggacATCGGCTGCCGTCGTGTCGAGAGTCTTGAGGAGATGGTTTCTCGGTGTGATATTGTCAATATCGAGTGTCCTCTCTACGCCGAGACCCGGGGACTCTTTAACAAAGACATCATTGGCAAGATGAAGCCAG GctcttatcttattaataccGCTCGTGGGGCTATCGTCAATGCTCAAGCTGCCTCGGATGCTCTGAAGAGCGGGCACATCCGGGGCATAGGGGGTGACGTGTGGTTCCCCCAACCGGCGCCAAAGGACAACCCTCTCCGATATGCTGAGCATCCTTGGGGTGGAGGGAATGCCTGGGTGCCTCATATGTCGGGAACATCTTTGGACGCACAG AAGCGTTATGCTGCTGGTGTGAAGACTGTATTAAGCGCTTATTTCTCGGGCCGTGAGGACTACCCACTGGAGGACTTGATCTGCCACAAGGGAGAATACGTCACCAAGGCCTACGGCCAGCGGCTCAAGAGGGTCTGA
- a CDS encoding formate dehydrogenase: protein MPLERISAQLAPMNRFHPGYLTAERLSRAKNLRLAVTAGIGSDHVDLDAANKANGGITVAEITGCNVVSVAEHVVMTMLVLMKNFVPAHDMIREGRWDVAEVTKNNYDIEDKVVGTVGAGRIGERVLRRLAPFHCKELLYFDYQPLSSEVEKDIGCRRVESLEEMVSRCDIVNIECPLYAETRGLFNKDIIGKMKPGSYLINTARGAIVNAQAASDALKSGHIRGIGGDVWFPQPAPKDNPLRYAEHPWGGGNAWVPHMSGTSLDAQKRYAAGVKTVLSAYFSGREDYPLEDLICHKGEYVTKAYGQRLKRV, encoded by the exons ATGCCTCTTGAGAGGATCTCAGCTCAGCTGGCTCCAATGAACAGATTCCACCCTGGATACCTGACCGCCGAGCGTCTGTCTAGAGCCAAGAATCTCCGGCTTGCAGTCACTGCTGGCATTGGATCTGACCACGTTGACCTGGATGCTGCGAATAAGGCCAATGGAGGCATTACTGTCGCCGAAATCACAGGTTGCAACGTGGTGTCTGTTGCAGAGCATGTGGTTATGACTATGCTCGTCCTGATGAAGAACTTTGTCCCAGCTCATGACATGATCAGGGAGGGACGATGGGATGTTGCCGAGGTCACCAAGAATAACTACGATATCGAGGATAAGGTTGTGGGCACCGTTGGAGCTGGCCGTATCGGCGAACGAGTCCTGCGACGCCTGGCACCCTTTCATTGCAAGGAACTACTATACTTTGACTATCAGCCTCTCTCGtctgaggttgagaaggacATCGGCTGCCGTCGTGTCGAGAGTCTTGAGGAGATGGTTTCTCGGTGTGATATTGTCAATATCGAGTGTCCTCTCTACGCCGAGACCCGGGGACTCTTTAACAAAGACATCATTGGCAAGATGAAGCCAG GctcttatcttattaataccGCTCGTGGGGCTATCGTCAATGCTCAAGCTGCCTCGGATGCTCTGAAGAGCGGGCACATCCGGGGCATAGGGGGTGACGTGTGGTTCCCCCAACCGGCGCCAAAGGACAACCCTCTCCGATATGCTGAGCATCCTTGGGGTGGAGGGAATGCCTGGGTGCCTCATATGTCGGGAACATCTTTGGACGCACAG AAGCGTTATGCTGCTGGTGTGAAGACTGTATTAAGCGCTTATTTCTCGGGCCGTGAGGACTACCCACTGGAGGACTTGATCTGCCACAAGGGAGAATACGTCACCAAGGCCTACGGCCAGCGGCTCAAGAGGGTCTGA
- a CDS encoding formate dehydrogenase translates to MTMLVLMKNFVPAHDMIREGRWDVAEVTKNNYDIEDKVVGTVGAGRIGERVLRRLAPFHCKELLYFDYQPLSSEVEKDIGCRRVESLEEMVSRCDIVNIECPLYAETRGLFNKDIIGKMKPGSYLINTARGAIVNAQAASDALKSGHIRGIGGDVWFPQPAPKDNPLRYAEHPWGGGNAWVPHMSGTSLDAQKRYAAGVKTVLSAYFSGREDYPLEDLICHKGEYVTKAYGQRLKRV, encoded by the exons ATGACTATGCTCGTCCTGATGAAGAACTTTGTCCCAGCTCATGACATGATCAGGGAGGGACGATGGGATGTTGCCGAGGTCACCAAGAATAACTACGATATCGAGGATAAGGTTGTGGGCACCGTTGGAGCTGGCCGTATCGGCGAACGAGTCCTGCGACGCCTGGCACCCTTTCATTGCAAGGAACTACTATACTTTGACTATCAGCCTCTCTCGtctgaggttgagaaggacATCGGCTGCCGTCGTGTCGAGAGTCTTGAGGAGATGGTTTCTCGGTGTGATATTGTCAATATCGAGTGTCCTCTCTACGCCGAGACCCGGGGACTCTTTAACAAAGACATCATTGGCAAGATGAAGCCAG GctcttatcttattaataccGCTCGTGGGGCTATCGTCAATGCTCAAGCTGCCTCGGATGCTCTGAAGAGCGGGCACATCCGGGGCATAGGGGGTGACGTGTGGTTCCCCCAACCGGCGCCAAAGGACAACCCTCTCCGATATGCTGAGCATCCTTGGGGTGGAGGGAATGCCTGGGTGCCTCATATGTCGGGAACATCTTTGGACGCACAG AAGCGTTATGCTGCTGGTGTGAAGACTGTATTAAGCGCTTATTTCTCGGGCCGTGAGGACTACCCACTGGAGGACTTGATCTGCCACAAGGGAGAATACGTCACCAAGGCCTACGGCCAGCGGCTCAAGAGGGTCTGA
- a CDS encoding hypothetical protein (At least one base has a quality score < 10), whose protein sequence is MTMRLFSLIAILVSLSNAAATSKPQPPICIVGAGVSGLTAAKALEDKGYKTVMFEKRDTVGGMCQSHYEDGQYFPLGAVLFTESPSFAETFRVVNSSGVDFDTFDPAYTYDYDPKTGSAALTQASTPAAIQALQEELARYAGLWQNDFAPIGVPGYKNGVPKEFTVPAKEWLLSNNFPIIASVINRGAGNYGYGDYTQIPILYFLQFFASDIIASFIGTMQPFKTDFFEVFKRVSKTIKGSIHLGVKIERINRSPQPSIRYRSTKGRHTKTQLCSDVIIAFPPTSRALKKSELVLSAAERTLFAQVGVNSYFASAVRMSNLGDNLTVSQELPDPLDPFKAEGQPVYLTRLHPESSIVNVYSADDPAHPSVTRVKRHLIRDLSKINKDLENVYADSTKLVAADIRAFSGQIDYFPHLGPEALADGWYERFNDLQGKDHTYFTSGLNSFETVEYTIRAARDLVATHF, encoded by the exons ATGACCATGAGGCTGTTTTCGTTGATAGCGATATTGGTATCGCTGTCCAATGCAGCGGCTACTTCAAAGCCTCAACCCCCGATTTGTATTGTCGGCGCCGGCGTATCCGGCCTTACGGCGGCAAAGGCGCTCGAGGATAAGGGTTACAAGACGGTCATGTTTGAGAAGCGCGATACTGTTGGTGGCATGTGCCAGTCACATTATGAAGA CGGTCAATACTTCCCCCTCGGCGCTGTGCTCTTCACGGAAAGCCCGAGCTTTGCAGAGACTTTCAGAGTCGTTAATTCCTCGGGAGTCGACTTCGACACGTTTGACCCTGCATACACCTATGATTACGACCCAAAGACTGGATCTGCGGCTTTGACGCAGGCGTCAACTCCTGCTGCTATCCAGGCCTTGCAGGAGGAGCTGGCGCGATATGCTGGTCTTTGGCAGAACGACTTTGCTCCTATTGGAGTTCCCGGCTACAAG AATGGGGTCCCTAAAGAGTTTACTGTTCCTGCTAAAGAATGGCTTCTCTCGAACAATTTTCCCATCATAGCTTCTGTTATCAACCGCGGTGCCGGGAACTACGGATACGGCGACTATACTCAGATCCCAATA CTCTACTTCCTGCAGTTCTTTGCGTCAGATATTATTGCGAGTTTTATTGGAACGATGCAGCCTTTCAAAACCG ACTTTTTTGAGGTCTTCAAACGTGTatccaagaccatcaaggGATCAATTCATCTTGGTGTCAAGATCGAGCGCATCA ATCGAAGTCCCCAGCCAAGCATTCGATACCGCAGTACTAAAGGGCGGCATACAAAGACACAGCTCTGCTCGGATGTCATCATCGCGTTCCCTCCCACATCTCGAGCTCTAAAAAAATCAGAACTGGTGCTTTCGGCTGCTGAACGAACTCTTTTTGCACAAGTTGGCGTCAACAGCTATTTCGCATCAGCCGTCCGCATGAGCAACCTTGGCGACAACCTGACCGTCTCCCAAGAGCTTCCAGACCCTCTCGATCCTTTCAAAGCAGAAGGTCAACCTGTATACCTGACCCGGTTGCATCCAGAGTCCAGCATCGTCAACGTTTACTCGGCAGATGACCCTGCGCACCCCAGCGTCACCCGAGTCAAGAGGCATCTTATTCGTGATTTGAGCAAGATTAACAAAGACTTGGAAAACGTTTATGCTGATAGCACAAAGCTGGTTGCTGCAGACATACGCGCATTCAGTGGACAGATCGACTATTTCCCTCATCTGGGACCCGAGGCGTTGGCGGATGGTTGGTATGAAAGGTTTAATGATCTCCAAGGAAAAGATCACACGTACTTCACTTCTGGACTAAACAGCTTTGAGACTGTTGAATATACGATTCGGGCTGCTAGGGATTTAGTGGCAACGCACTTCTGA